In one Gopherus evgoodei ecotype Sinaloan lineage chromosome 1, rGopEvg1_v1.p, whole genome shotgun sequence genomic region, the following are encoded:
- the LOC115646835 gene encoding olfactory receptor 10A2-like — MEYGTGMAGGNHTVQNKFILLGFSTLPRLQHLLFFVFLLSYLITVTGNLLIILLTLADPGLHTPMYFFLRNLSFLEVCYISVTIPKMLANLLLEDKTISFIGCAVQTYFSFFLCGSECILLVTMAYDRYVAICRPLHYPVVMNRKVATGLAAGSWLTGLLLSFSHTSVVFTLPFCRSHDINHFFCDIPPLLKLACGDTSRNEMAVFMVALFFVSFPFVLILMSYISIISTILKMPSGAGRRKSFSTCSSHLMVVMLFYGSGAIMYLKPNSSSSPDTDKFLSLSYTVLTPMLNPIIYSLRNKEVKGAFWRLMGRKRFVES; from the coding sequence ATGGAGTATGGGACAGGAATGGCAGGAGGAAACCACACAGTACAGAACAAATTCATTCTCCTGGGATTTAGCACCCTTCCCAGACTGCAACACTTGCTATTCTTTGTGTTTTTATTGAGCTACTTGATCACCGTGACTGGAAATCTCCTCATCATTCTCCTCACGTTGGCTGACCCTGGCCTTCACacacccatgtacttcttcctcaggaacctctccttcctggaggTCTGCTACATATCAGTTACCATCCCTAAAAtgttggccaacctcctcttgGAAGATAAGACCATCTCTTTCATTGGCTGTGCAGTACAAAcctatttctcttttttcctttgtggGTCAGAGTGTATTCTCCTGGTGACTATGGCTTACGATCGCTATGTTGCAATATGCAGGCCTCTGCATTACCCTGTGGttatgaacaggaaggtggccaCTGGACTGGCTGCTGGATCCTGGCTCACTGGTCTCCTCTTGTCCTTCAGTCACACCAGCGTGGTATTCACCCTACCCTTCTGCAGATCCCATGATATaaatcatttcttctgtgacatccctCCACTGCTGAAGCTGGCATGTGGAGACACCTCCCGCAATGAAATGGCTGTCTTCATGGTGGCTCTGTTCTTTGTCTCCTTCCCCTTTGTGCTAATCCTCATGTCCTACATCAGCAtaatctccaccatcctgaagaTGCCCTCAGGGGCGGGCAGGAGGAagtccttctccacctgctcctcacacCTCATGGTGGTGATGCTGTTCTATGGCTCTGGTGCCATTATGTATCTGAAGCCtaattcctcctcctcaccagacacagacaagtttctctctctgtcctacACGGTCCTCACACCCATGCTAAACCCCATTATCTACAgtctgaggaacaaggaggtgaagggCGCCTTCTGGAGACTCATGGGGAGAAAAAGGTTTgttgaatcatag